From Psychroflexus torquis ATCC 700755, the proteins below share one genomic window:
- a CDS encoding RNA polymerase sigma factor — MEKQLVDNVCEEQVFEGIYSKNSEVINNYFFYKFGHKIMAEDSVQEAFLKLWENCKKVPFAKAKSYLYTVANNISLNKYKHQKVVLKYAKTEPQRTEDFQSPEYKMEEKEFKVKLEKAIQDLSEKQRTAFLLHRIDNRSYKEIAEILNISVKAVEKRMQKALEGMRKQIDEFK; from the coding sequence ATGGAGAAACAACTCGTCGATAATGTTTGTGAAGAACAGGTTTTTGAAGGGATATATAGCAAAAATTCAGAAGTGATAAATAATTACTTCTTCTATAAGTTTGGTCATAAAATCATGGCAGAGGACTCTGTTCAGGAAGCTTTTTTAAAGCTCTGGGAGAATTGTAAAAAAGTTCCTTTTGCAAAGGCAAAATCTTATTTATACACAGTAGCCAATAATATTTCTTTAAATAAATACAAACACCAAAAGGTAGTTTTGAAGTATGCAAAGACTGAGCCTCAGCGGACTGAAGATTTCCAAAGCCCAGAGTATAAGATGGAGGAAAAAGAGTTTAAGGTAAAGCTAGAAAAAGCTATACAAGACTTGTCAGAAAAGCAAAGAACCGCCTTTCTGCTCCATCGGATTGATAATAGATCTTATAAAGAAATAGCAGAAATTTTGAACATAAGTGTAAAGGCTGTTGAGAAGCGCATGCAAAAGGCATTAGAGGGGATGAGAAAACAAATTGATGAATTTAAGTAG
- a CDS encoding FecR family protein — MKQKYNLADWLDGKVDDEAVKNTKGFDTLKKIKMYSAHFQKPEFKKDEVYKAIKKKKASRRKTKFNWSIAASTLLIIGVSTLIYTLSNKDFTAKINSQETVLLPDDSKVILAQNSKFQFNNWFWSFDRTTTLFGKAYFDVAKGKTFTVKTDLGTVQVLGTRFDVESRDSIFRVVCYEGSVKVTSLKNEIILEKDEFVAFQNGRKVEQSNVYIDEPDWISTANVFKDTPLSEVILQLEKDYTIDIDISKLNQNKRFTGSLPSDSLSLALDILVKTYQINFKIINRNKFIFVEDETR; from the coding sequence ATGAAACAAAAATACAACTTAGCAGATTGGCTCGACGGTAAAGTAGATGATGAGGCTGTCAAAAACACGAAGGGATTTGATACATTAAAGAAGATCAAAATGTATTCAGCGCATTTTCAAAAGCCAGAGTTTAAAAAAGATGAGGTCTATAAGGCTATTAAGAAGAAAAAAGCCAGCCGTAGAAAAACTAAATTTAACTGGTCCATAGCTGCGTCTACCCTTTTAATTATTGGAGTATCAACACTTATTTATACTTTATCCAATAAAGATTTTACAGCCAAAATCAACTCCCAAGAAACGGTTTTGCTTCCGGATGACTCTAAAGTTATTCTAGCTCAAAATAGCAAATTTCAATTTAATAATTGGTTTTGGAGTTTCGATAGGACTACCACACTTTTTGGTAAGGCTTATTTTGATGTGGCTAAAGGAAAAACATTTACGGTTAAAACTGATTTGGGAACCGTTCAAGTATTGGGAACTCGTTTTGATGTTGAGTCCAGAGATTCTATTTTTAGAGTAGTCTGCTATGAAGGATCAGTAAAGGTGACCTCGTTAAAAAATGAAATCATTTTAGAAAAAGACGAGTTTGTTGCTTTTCAGAATGGGCGCAAAGTAGAGCAAAGTAATGTTTATATAGATGAGCCAGACTGGATATCCACTGCGAATGTATTTAAAGACACTCCTTTGTCTGAAGTAATCCTTCAGTTAGAAAAAGACTATACTATAGACATAGATATATCTAAGCTCAACCAAAACAAGCGTTTTACAGGAAGTTTACCTTCAGATAGTTTATCCTTGGCTTTAGATATTTTAGTTAAAACGTATCAAATCAATTTCAAAATTATCAATAGAAATAAGTTTATTTTTGTTGAGGATGAGACCAGATAA
- a CDS encoding DUF5686 and carboxypeptidase-like regulatory domain-containing protein produces MKHSLLLLFALITSSALAQTKVSGYIYDTSGEPIPYVNVIFFDSSEGIISDENGKFYLQSDQNYSFLEFSFMGFETLKFPLNKKATYNIEINLEENSAELSEVIVYSGKTSKKNNPAIDILKKIWKNRRENGTKKFDQYQYKKYEKLEFDLNTIDSSLINSRIFNGMEFIFDDLDTNAVTGKTYLPIFLNEAASKVYGSNVLNKEKEILSGNKNSGFSNNQSLIAFIKDLYAEYDIYNNYIKFFDKSFVSPLSTTGVDNYNYVLTDSTYIDKKWCYNIVYYPRRKGELNFKGDFWVNDTTWAIKKINLAMSKGANINWIKDVYIEQEFDVLNDSVFLITKDLFMTDFSLTKKEESRGVYGKRTTLYDNYVFDKPKGSSFYNYQPEVYNEAIYNRDDQFWTQNRQEELNKDENQVYKTLDTLKTVDAFKRIYNVGTILATGYWEQKGWDFGPVFSTFGFNEVEGVRLRVGGRTYFSQNDLWRVQGFMAYGFGDDKFKYGISGKWLLDPKTRLTIAGGNRRDVEQLGASLTSSTDVLGRNLASSSVLTVGANTSLTSINLSSFSIAFEPLKNFNLRFEGNFKRLESASDQFSLDYFTNTERTETKAVTEQVEISSIIRFSPGRETTGYGVERLTVNTDKYPELFFNYTKGLNNITTNDFDYEKLQFYYRQPIQIGGFGSFISTVELGKTFGAVPLSLLSIVPGNQTLFSIQGTFPLLDFYDFATDTYASVNFEHNFNGRFFSRIPWLRELDLREIVSVRAVAGSISEENQLLNASFSNPILRAPSREPYWSYSFGIGNIFRILRIDFHFRGNYNDLPSARKFGVTGGFGFKF; encoded by the coding sequence ATGAAACATAGTCTATTACTTCTATTTGCCTTAATTACTAGTTCTGCTTTAGCCCAAACGAAGGTTAGTGGCTACATCTATGATACCTCCGGTGAGCCAATCCCCTACGTGAATGTTATATTTTTTGATTCTTCAGAAGGAATAATTTCTGATGAAAATGGAAAATTTTACCTTCAATCGGATCAAAATTACTCATTCCTTGAGTTTTCTTTTATGGGTTTTGAAACTTTGAAGTTTCCTCTAAATAAAAAGGCCACTTATAATATCGAAATTAATCTTGAAGAAAATTCAGCAGAACTAAGCGAAGTCATCGTATATTCTGGAAAAACTTCAAAGAAAAATAATCCTGCTATTGATATTTTAAAAAAAATATGGAAAAATAGGAGAGAAAACGGAACCAAAAAGTTTGATCAATATCAATATAAAAAATATGAAAAACTTGAATTTGATCTCAATACCATAGATAGTTCGCTTATAAATAGTAGAATTTTCAATGGTATGGAGTTTATTTTTGATGATTTAGATACGAATGCTGTTACTGGAAAAACTTACCTGCCTATTTTTCTCAATGAAGCAGCTTCCAAAGTTTATGGGAGCAATGTCTTAAATAAAGAGAAGGAAATTTTATCTGGGAATAAAAATTCAGGATTTAGCAATAACCAAAGTCTTATCGCTTTTATTAAAGATCTATACGCAGAATATGATATCTATAATAATTATATCAAATTTTTTGATAAAAGTTTTGTAAGTCCTTTGTCAACGACTGGTGTAGATAATTACAATTACGTGCTTACTGATAGCACCTATATAGATAAAAAGTGGTGCTATAATATTGTGTATTATCCTAGACGAAAAGGCGAGCTCAATTTTAAAGGAGATTTTTGGGTGAATGATACCACCTGGGCTATCAAAAAAATAAATTTGGCTATGTCCAAAGGCGCTAATATCAACTGGATAAAAGACGTCTATATCGAACAAGAGTTTGATGTGCTTAACGATTCTGTTTTTTTGATTACTAAGGATTTATTTATGACCGATTTCTCCTTAACTAAAAAAGAGGAATCTCGTGGAGTCTATGGAAAACGTACCACCCTTTATGATAATTATGTATTCGATAAGCCTAAGGGGAGTTCTTTTTACAATTATCAGCCAGAGGTTTACAACGAAGCTATATATAATAGAGATGACCAATTTTGGACTCAAAATCGACAAGAGGAATTAAACAAAGATGAAAATCAGGTTTATAAAACTCTAGATACCCTTAAAACTGTAGATGCGTTTAAGCGAATATATAATGTAGGAACTATTTTAGCTACAGGATATTGGGAGCAAAAGGGCTGGGACTTTGGTCCGGTATTTTCAACCTTTGGCTTTAATGAAGTAGAAGGCGTAAGATTAAGAGTTGGGGGAAGAACTTATTTTTCTCAAAACGACCTTTGGAGAGTTCAGGGCTTCATGGCTTATGGATTTGGAGATGATAAGTTTAAGTATGGTATATCAGGAAAATGGCTGTTAGATCCAAAAACGAGATTGACTATCGCTGGGGGGAATAGAAGAGATGTGGAGCAACTTGGTGCTAGTCTTACCAGTTCTACCGATGTATTAGGGAGAAACTTGGCTTCTTCTTCGGTACTTACAGTTGGGGCCAATACGAGCCTTACTAGCATTAACTTGTCGAGTTTTTCAATTGCCTTTGAACCTTTAAAGAATTTTAATTTAAGGTTTGAGGGTAACTTTAAAAGGTTGGAATCCGCATCAGATCAATTTAGCTTAGATTACTTTACAAATACAGAGCGCACGGAAACTAAGGCCGTAACAGAGCAAGTGGAAATCTCTTCTATTATACGATTTTCTCCTGGTCGTGAAACGACAGGCTATGGGGTGGAACGACTCACGGTAAACACCGATAAATATCCAGAACTCTTTTTTAATTATACAAAAGGACTGAACAATATTACCACGAACGATTTCGACTACGAGAAGCTCCAGTTTTATTATAGACAACCTATTCAAATTGGTGGCTTTGGTAGTTTTATTTCTACTGTAGAATTAGGGAAAACCTTTGGGGCTGTTCCTTTAAGCTTATTGAGCATTGTACCTGGTAACCAAACCTTGTTTTCTATACAAGGCACATTTCCTTTATTAGATTTTTATGATTTTGCAACAGATACTTACGCGAGTGTTAACTTTGAACATAACTTCAATGGTCGATTCTTTTCCAGAATACCATGGCTTCGGGAGTTAGATTTAAGAGAAATTGTCTCGGTGAGAGCAGTTGCAGGGAGTATTTCAGAAGAAAATCAGTTGCTTAATGCTTCATTTTCCAATCCGATATTAAGGGCGCCAAGCCGAGAGCCCTATTGGTCTTACAGCTTTGGGATTGGTAATATATTTAGGATCTTAAGAATAGATTTTCACTTTAGGGGTAACTATAATGATTTACCTAGTGCCAGAAAATTTGGGGTGACAGGTGGCTTTGGATTTAAATTCTAA
- a CDS encoding electron transfer flavoprotein subunit beta/FixA family protein — protein MKILVCISHVPDTTSKINFVDNDTKFDTNGVQFVINPNDEFGLTRAMWFKEKQGATVDIVTVGGKDTEPTIRKCLAIGADTAYRVDTEPLDGFQVAKELAKVAKDGEYDLVIAGRESIDYNGGMVPGMLAKLIGANFINTCVSLDIEGETATAVREMDGGKETIKTSLPLVIGGQKGLVEESDLKIPNMRGIMMARKKPLNIIEPLSSKTHTEAKSFRKPEPKGEVTLIDADNLDELIDLLHNEAKAI, from the coding sequence ATGAAAATATTAGTATGTATTAGTCACGTACCTGATACCACTTCCAAAATTAATTTTGTGGACAACGACACCAAATTTGATACCAATGGAGTTCAATTTGTTATCAATCCAAACGATGAGTTTGGTTTAACGAGAGCGATGTGGTTTAAAGAAAAACAAGGGGCCACAGTAGATATAGTGACTGTAGGAGGTAAAGATACAGAGCCAACCATTCGCAAATGTTTAGCGATAGGTGCAGATACTGCCTATAGAGTAGATACTGAGCCTCTAGATGGTTTTCAAGTAGCGAAGGAATTGGCCAAAGTTGCGAAAGATGGCGAATACGATTTAGTGATTGCAGGAAGAGAGTCCATAGACTATAATGGAGGTATGGTACCTGGAATGTTGGCTAAACTTATCGGAGCTAACTTCATCAATACATGTGTGAGTCTAGACATTGAAGGAGAAACAGCAACAGCGGTTAGAGAGATGGATGGAGGTAAAGAAACAATTAAAACATCTTTACCCTTAGTAATTGGTGGTCAAAAAGGTCTAGTAGAAGAAAGTGATTTAAAAATTCCTAATATGAGAGGAATTATGATGGCTAGAAAAAAACCTTTAAATATTATAGAGCCTTTATCATCAAAAACTCATACTGAAGCCAAAAGCTTTAGAAAACCTGAGCCCAAAGGTGAAGTCACTTTAATAGACGCAGATAATTTAGATGAATTAATAGACTTGCTTCATAACGAAGCAAAAGCTATATAA
- a CDS encoding electron transfer flavoprotein subunit alpha/FixB family protein — MSILVYTESENGKLKKAAYEVASYAKGIADLMGTSVTAVTVNAENVEELSQYGVDKVLKVSSDKLSKFNADAYAEVITQAAKKEDSKVVVISQSANAKYMAPLLAVDLEAGYVSNAVKLPTLDEGFNVERTAFTNKAFSMTSISTDIKVLGLSNNSYGLKENESSLTQEEFFPELTDENFGITVESVDKNKDKVSIADAEVVISAGRGMKGPENWGMIEELAGVLNAATACSKPVSDMGWRPHGEHVGQTGKPVATNLYIAIGISGAIQHLAGISASKNKVVINTDPEAPFFKAADYGIVGDAFEVVPQLIEKLKEFKANNS; from the coding sequence ATGTCAATTTTAGTATATACAGAATCGGAGAATGGCAAACTAAAGAAAGCTGCTTACGAAGTAGCTTCTTATGCTAAGGGAATTGCAGATCTAATGGGAACTAGCGTAACTGCTGTTACCGTTAATGCAGAAAATGTTGAGGAATTAAGTCAATATGGTGTAGATAAGGTTTTGAAAGTATCCAGCGATAAACTTTCAAAATTTAATGCTGATGCCTATGCTGAAGTGATCACGCAAGCCGCTAAAAAAGAAGATTCCAAAGTTGTAGTCATTAGCCAAAGTGCTAATGCGAAATATATGGCACCACTGCTAGCAGTAGATCTAGAAGCTGGATATGTATCAAATGCTGTGAAGCTTCCAACTTTAGATGAGGGATTTAATGTAGAACGCACAGCTTTTACGAATAAGGCTTTTAGTATGACGTCTATTTCTACAGATATAAAAGTTTTAGGATTATCAAATAATTCTTATGGTCTTAAAGAAAATGAATCTTCTCTAACGCAAGAAGAATTTTTTCCAGAACTTACCGATGAAAATTTCGGAATTACCGTAGAATCTGTAGATAAAAATAAAGATAAAGTGAGCATTGCAGATGCGGAAGTTGTCATTTCAGCTGGAAGAGGAATGAAAGGCCCTGAAAATTGGGGGATGATAGAAGAGCTTGCTGGAGTTCTTAATGCTGCAACAGCCTGCTCAAAACCCGTAAGTGACATGGGTTGGAGACCTCACGGTGAACACGTTGGGCAAACTGGAAAACCTGTAGCTACCAACTTATATATTGCAATAGGAATTTCTGGAGCTATACAGCATCTCGCTGGTATAAGTGCTTCCAAGAATAAAGTTGTAATTAATACCGACCCAGAAGCCCCATTCTTTAAAGCTGCAGATTACGGTATTGTAGGTGATGCTTTTGAAGTTGTCCCACAATTGATTGAAAAACTAAAGGAATTTAAAGCAAATAACTCATAA
- a CDS encoding NupC/NupG family nucleoside CNT transporter — MVFDFQFSADSVLNLTSENLKLKLNKVNTTESISEIAASKVITPNQNFSFNSLWRGVLGMFSLLLIAYLLSSNKKAINWKTVGFGLLAQLILAVGVLKIPFVQSGFEFVGNIFVKILDFTATGSEFLLGGLMDTSTYGYIFIFQILPTIIFFSALTSILFYLGIIQKVVSGLAWVLSKLLGISGAESLSVAGNIFLGQTEAPLMIKAYLERMTRSEILLVMIGGMATVAGGVLAAYIGFLGGDDPVMRLAFAKHLLAASVMAAPGAIVISKILYPQQEKINTNVEVSSEKIGSNILDAIANGTTEGLKLAANVAAMLLVFVALIAFINYGFEKIGDLTNLNVLVAQNTPYDKFSLEAVLGIIFAPLMWLIGVAKEDVMLMGQLLGIKLVASEFVGYIQLAELKNTANALSLNFEKSVIMATYMLCGFANFASIGIQIGGIGSLAPGQRKVLSEFGIRALIGGTLASLMSATIAGMIIG; from the coding sequence ATTGTTTTTGATTTTCAATTTTCTGCTGATTCTGTTTTAAACTTAACCTCTGAAAATTTAAAGCTTAAACTCAATAAAGTTAATACTACTGAATCCATTTCGGAAATAGCAGCCTCTAAGGTTATTACTCCCAATCAAAATTTTAGTTTTAATAGCCTATGGAGAGGTGTTTTAGGCATGTTCAGTTTGCTTCTTATTGCTTACCTTTTAAGCAGTAATAAAAAAGCTATTAATTGGAAAACCGTTGGGTTTGGACTATTAGCACAACTTATCTTGGCCGTTGGGGTATTAAAAATTCCTTTTGTACAGTCTGGTTTCGAGTTCGTAGGAAATATCTTTGTGAAAATCTTGGATTTCACAGCGACTGGAAGTGAGTTTTTGCTTGGAGGTCTAATGGACACAAGTACTTACGGCTATATTTTTATTTTTCAAATCTTGCCCACTATTATTTTCTTTTCAGCATTGACTTCTATCTTGTTTTACCTAGGAATTATTCAAAAGGTAGTAAGTGGATTAGCTTGGGTACTTTCTAAATTATTGGGTATTTCTGGAGCAGAAAGCTTAAGTGTTGCAGGGAATATATTTCTTGGCCAAACCGAAGCCCCATTGATGATTAAGGCTTACTTAGAACGCATGACTCGTTCTGAAATCCTTTTGGTGATGATTGGTGGTATGGCGACGGTGGCAGGAGGTGTCCTTGCTGCCTACATAGGTTTTCTTGGTGGAGATGATCCAGTTATGAGATTAGCGTTTGCGAAGCATTTGCTTGCAGCCTCTGTTATGGCGGCTCCTGGAGCTATCGTTATTTCAAAAATACTCTATCCTCAACAAGAAAAAATAAATACCAACGTAGAAGTTTCTTCAGAAAAAATAGGCTCTAACATCCTAGATGCTATTGCCAACGGTACTACCGAAGGCTTAAAACTTGCGGCTAATGTTGCAGCCATGCTCCTAGTGTTTGTAGCCTTAATCGCTTTTATTAATTATGGATTTGAGAAGATTGGAGACCTCACCAATCTTAATGTATTAGTTGCCCAAAACACGCCTTACGATAAGTTTTCATTAGAAGCGGTTCTCGGGATTATCTTTGCTCCACTCATGTGGTTGATAGGAGTAGCCAAGGAAGATGTAATGCTCATGGGACAGCTTTTAGGGATTAAACTAGTAGCGAGTGAATTTGTTGGATATATCCAATTGGCAGAACTTAAAAACACTGCAAATGCTCTGAGTTTAAACTTTGAAAAATCTGTCATCATGGCCACCTATATGTTATGTGGCTTTGCCAACTTTGCCTCTATTGGCATCCAAATTGGAGGTATAGGCTCGCTAGCCCCAGGACAACGTAAAGTTTTATCAGAATTTGGTATTCGCGCACTTATTGGCGGAACCCTAGCCTCTCTTATGTCTGCTACTATTGCAGGGATGATTATAGGTTAG
- a CDS encoding IS1595-like element ISPto1 family transposase, which yields MNIDNLKEEILSLSTLDRDNLLKDITDSLEHNQLVERASRRHILDNKMGGCPHCLHEKYVRFGVDKGSQRYKCKSCNRSFTEYTGTWMAGLQRKDMISSYLSLMVQEKSLDKISSELGINKKTAFDWRHKILASFDTKNDDDQDNFTGITESDETFFLRSEKGMEVKDRESRKRGGKSKKRGISKDQVAVIVTQDRKSTLDLSVAKLGRIGKVDIENAIGKRVIKDITILCSDAHHSYKGFAKDSETEFHIVNASKGERVKGKYHIQHVNSTHNRVKKWIENTFWGVSTKYLQQYMNWYRIKENIKSRSDRANAFVEETIALGTLKRYNQIESRYENLISTQT from the coding sequence ATGAACATAGATAATCTAAAAGAGGAAATACTATCACTATCCACTCTAGATCGTGATAATCTGTTAAAGGATATTACAGATTCACTTGAGCATAATCAATTGGTTGAGCGGGCTTCCCGTCGCCATATTTTAGATAATAAAATGGGCGGATGCCCACATTGTTTACATGAAAAATATGTTCGTTTTGGAGTTGACAAAGGCTCGCAGCGCTATAAGTGCAAGTCTTGCAATAGAAGCTTTACTGAATATACTGGCACTTGGATGGCGGGACTTCAAAGAAAGGATATGATTTCATCTTATTTAAGTCTTATGGTTCAAGAAAAAAGTTTAGATAAAATAAGTTCAGAATTAGGCATCAATAAAAAGACAGCCTTTGATTGGCGTCATAAGATATTAGCTTCATTCGATACTAAAAATGACGATGACCAAGACAACTTTACAGGTATTACAGAGAGTGACGAAACCTTTTTCCTAAGATCAGAAAAAGGTATGGAGGTAAAAGATAGGGAATCAAGAAAAAGAGGCGGTAAGTCTAAAAAGAGAGGTATAAGTAAAGATCAAGTTGCGGTAATTGTAACACAGGATAGAAAATCAACATTAGACCTTAGCGTGGCTAAACTCGGTCGAATAGGAAAAGTAGATATAGAAAATGCTATCGGTAAACGTGTTATAAAGGATATAACCATATTGTGTAGCGATGCCCATCACAGTTATAAAGGGTTTGCCAAAGATAGCGAAACAGAGTTCCACATCGTAAATGCATCAAAAGGAGAAAGAGTAAAAGGAAAGTATCACATACAACACGTTAATTCTACTCACAATAGAGTTAAAAAATGGATTGAAAATACCTTTTGGGGAGTATCAACAAAATATCTACAACAATATATGAATTGGTATCGAATAAAGGAAAATATAAAGTCTAGAAGCGATAGAGCCAACGCCTTTGTGGAAGAAACAATTGCTCTAGGTACATTGAAACGGTATAATCAAATCGAATCTAGATATGAAAACTTAATATCAACGCAGACCTAA
- a CDS encoding pyruvate dehydrogenase complex E1 component subunit beta produces MRTIQFREAIVEAMSEEMRADETIYLMGEEVAEYNGAYKASKGMLDEFGEKRVIDTPISELGFTGIGIGSAMNGNRPIIEFMTFNFSLVGIDQIINNAAKMRQMSGGQFNIPIVFRGPTGSAGQLGATHSQAFESWFANTPGLKVVIPSNPYDAKGLLKSAIRDNDPVIFMESEQMYGDKGEVPEEEYTIPLGVADIKREGTDVTIVSFGKIIKEAYKAAEELEKENISCEIIDIRTVRPLDYEAILKSVKKTNRLIILEEAWPFGNVATDITYKIQNEAFDYLDAPIIKLNTADTPAPYSPVLLAEWLPNSKDVIKAVKKVLYI; encoded by the coding sequence ATGAGGACAATCCAATTTAGAGAGGCTATTGTAGAGGCCATGAGTGAAGAAATGAGAGCTGATGAAACTATCTATTTGATGGGCGAGGAAGTTGCTGAATACAATGGTGCTTACAAAGCATCCAAAGGTATGCTAGATGAGTTTGGAGAAAAGAGAGTTATAGATACACCCATATCCGAATTAGGTTTTACAGGAATAGGCATAGGATCTGCCATGAATGGAAACAGACCTATTATTGAATTTATGACCTTCAATTTTTCTTTAGTAGGAATTGATCAAATTATAAATAATGCTGCCAAGATGAGACAGATGTCTGGAGGGCAATTTAATATCCCGATAGTATTTAGAGGTCCAACGGGGTCCGCAGGTCAGTTAGGAGCAACTCACTCTCAGGCTTTTGAAAGTTGGTTTGCCAATACACCAGGGCTTAAGGTCGTGATTCCTTCCAATCCTTATGATGCTAAGGGACTATTAAAATCAGCAATCAGAGATAATGATCCTGTTATTTTCATGGAAAGTGAACAAATGTACGGTGATAAAGGAGAGGTTCCTGAAGAAGAATATACAATACCATTAGGTGTTGCAGATATAAAAAGGGAAGGAACAGATGTGACTATTGTTTCTTTCGGAAAAATTATAAAAGAAGCTTATAAAGCAGCTGAAGAACTTGAAAAGGAAAATATTTCTTGTGAGATTATCGATATAAGAACCGTTAGACCTTTAGATTATGAAGCTATTTTAAAATCTGTAAAGAAAACCAATAGACTGATAATTCTTGAAGAAGCTTGGCCTTTTGGTAATGTAGCTACAGATATTACTTATAAAATTCAAAACGAAGCTTTCGATTATTTGGATGCTCCTATTATAAAGTTAAATACAGCAGATACACCTGCACCGTATTCTCCTGTACTTTTAGCAGAATGGTTGCCTAATAGTAAAGATGTTATAAAAGCGGTAAAAAAAGTTTTATATATTTAA
- a CDS encoding bifunctional nuclease family protein, with product MSLARLSIKGISYSQTQNGAYALLLSDMDSNRQLPIVIGAFEAQSIAIALEKEIKPPRPLTHDLFKTFSDRFKITVKQVIIHKLVDGIFYSSLVCERDGIEETIDARTSDAIALALRFDAPIFTYKNILDKAGIYLKDKGESTDIYDSRNIEATEQKESTEETTTFKSEFSQMTTKKLNELLDKAVTDEDYERAAKIRDEISKRS from the coding sequence ATGAGCTTAGCTAGACTTAGCATAAAAGGAATATCCTATAGTCAAACACAAAATGGTGCTTACGCACTATTATTGAGCGATATGGATAGCAATAGACAATTGCCAATAGTTATTGGAGCTTTCGAGGCTCAATCTATAGCTATTGCCTTAGAAAAAGAAATAAAACCTCCACGACCTCTCACACACGATTTATTTAAAACGTTTTCAGATAGATTTAAAATTACCGTTAAGCAGGTTATTATCCATAAACTGGTAGATGGAATTTTTTATTCGAGTTTGGTTTGTGAAAGAGATGGAATTGAAGAAACTATAGATGCTCGAACGAGCGATGCCATAGCTCTTGCACTTCGGTTTGATGCTCCTATTTTTACTTATAAGAATATCCTTGACAAAGCTGGAATTTACTTAAAAGATAAAGGTGAAAGTACCGACATCTACGATTCTAGAAATATAGAGGCTACCGAACAAAAAGAATCAACTGAAGAAACAACTACATTTAAAAGTGAGTTTAGCCAAATGACGACTAAAAAACTAAACGAACTTCTCGACAAAGCAGTTACTGACGAAGACTATGAGCGTGCTGCGAAAATTCGTGATGAAATTTCTAAACGAAGCTAA